In Burkholderia sp. GAS332, one DNA window encodes the following:
- a CDS encoding NADH dehydrogenase subunit D produces the protein MAEIKNYTLNFGPQHPAAHGVLRLVLELDGEVIQRADPHIGLLHRATEKLAETKTFIQSVPYMDRLDYVSMMVNEHGYVMAIEKLLGIEVPIRAQYIRVMFDEVTRVLNHLMWIGAHALDVGAMAVFLYAFREREDLMDVYEAVSGARMHAAYYRPGGVYRDLPDAMPQYKASKIRNAKALSRMNENRQGSLLDFIDDFFTRFPKCVDEYETLLTDNRIWKQRLVGIGVVSPERALNLGMTGAMLRGSGIEWDLRKKQPYEVYDKMDFDIPVGVNGDCYDRYLVRVEEMRQSTRIVKQCIEWLRKNPGPVMVDNHKVAPPSRVGMKSNMEELIHHFKLFSEGFHVPEGEAYAAVEHPKGEFGIYLISDGANKPYRLKIRAPGYAHLSTLDEMARGHMIADAVTIIGTQDIVFGEVDR, from the coding sequence ATGGCAGAGATCAAGAACTACACGCTCAACTTCGGTCCTCAGCACCCGGCCGCGCACGGTGTGCTGCGCCTCGTGCTCGAACTCGACGGCGAAGTCATTCAGCGCGCCGATCCGCACATCGGCCTCCTGCATCGCGCGACGGAAAAGCTCGCGGAAACCAAAACCTTCATCCAGTCCGTACCGTACATGGACCGCCTCGACTATGTGTCGATGATGGTCAATGAGCACGGCTACGTGATGGCGATTGAAAAGCTGCTCGGCATCGAAGTGCCGATTCGCGCGCAGTACATCCGCGTGATGTTCGACGAAGTCACGCGGGTGCTGAACCACCTGATGTGGATTGGCGCACACGCGCTCGACGTCGGCGCGATGGCGGTGTTCCTGTATGCGTTCCGTGAGCGCGAAGACCTGATGGACGTGTACGAGGCGGTGTCCGGTGCGCGGATGCACGCCGCTTACTACCGTCCGGGTGGCGTGTACCGCGATCTGCCTGACGCAATGCCGCAATACAAAGCGTCGAAGATCCGCAATGCGAAGGCGTTGTCGAGGATGAACGAGAACCGTCAAGGTTCGCTGCTCGACTTCATCGACGATTTCTTTACGCGTTTCCCCAAGTGCGTTGACGAATACGAAACGCTGCTCACCGACAACCGGATCTGGAAGCAACGTCTGGTCGGTATCGGTGTGGTTAGCCCGGAACGCGCGCTGAACCTCGGTATGACCGGCGCGATGTTGCGTGGCTCGGGTATCGAGTGGGATCTGCGCAAGAAACAGCCGTACGAAGTCTACGACAAGATGGATTTCGACATTCCGGTCGGCGTTAACGGCGACTGTTATGACCGATATCTGGTTCGCGTCGAAGAAATGCGTCAGTCCACGCGAATTGTGAAACAGTGCATTGAGTGGCTGCGTAAGAATCCGGGTCCGGTGATGGTCGACAATCACAAGGTTGCGCCGCCGTCGCGGGTTGGTATGAAGTCGAACATGGAAGAGCTGATTCACCACTTCAAGCTCTTCTCGGAAGGCTTCCACGTACCGGAAGGCGAAGCGTATGCGGCCGTCGAACATCCGAAGGGCGAGTTCGGTATCTACCTGATCTCGGACGGCGCGAACAAGCCGTATCGCCTGAAGATTCGCGCGCCGGGCTATGCGCACCTGTCCACGCTCGATGAAATGGCGCGCGGTCACATGATCGCCGACGCTGTGACGATCATCGGTACGCAGGACATCGTGTTCGGCGAAGTGGATCGCTAG
- a CDS encoding triosephosphate isomerase, whose product MSKQRAKLVVGNWKMHGRLAANTTLLQAVAQGAGELPADVRVGVCVPSPYLAQTQALLEGSKVVWGVQDVSAFTHGAYTGEVAAQMVVDFGATLAIVGHSERRAYHRESSELVAVKTQRALEAGLTPIVCVGETLEEREAGSTEQVVGAQLDEVLAKLSVEDAARIVVAYEPVWAIGTGKSATSDQAQSVHAFLRSRLAAKGAAVADVPLLYGGSVKPENAEELFREPDIDGGLIGGASLKDQDFLAICKAAAATSVAG is encoded by the coding sequence ATGTCGAAACAACGAGCCAAGCTGGTAGTCGGTAACTGGAAGATGCACGGGCGCCTCGCCGCGAACACAACGCTGTTGCAGGCGGTGGCGCAAGGCGCGGGCGAATTGCCGGCTGATGTGCGTGTCGGCGTCTGTGTGCCGTCCCCCTATCTCGCGCAGACTCAGGCGTTGCTGGAAGGCAGCAAGGTCGTGTGGGGTGTGCAGGACGTCTCTGCGTTCACGCATGGGGCCTATACCGGCGAAGTGGCAGCGCAGATGGTGGTGGATTTTGGCGCCACGCTTGCGATCGTTGGTCACTCGGAGCGCCGTGCTTACCATCGCGAAAGCTCGGAGTTGGTGGCGGTCAAGACGCAGCGTGCGTTGGAAGCGGGTTTGACCCCGATCGTGTGTGTCGGCGAAACGCTCGAAGAGCGTGAGGCTGGTTCGACCGAGCAGGTGGTCGGCGCGCAACTGGATGAAGTGCTGGCGAAGCTGTCGGTTGAGGATGCGGCACGTATCGTTGTCGCGTATGAGCCGGTCTGGGCGATCGGCACGGGCAAGAGCGCTACGTCGGATCAGGCGCAGTCAGTCCATGCGTTCCTGCGTTCGCGCTTGGCGGCAAAGGGTGCGGCGGTGGCGGATGTGCCGTTGTTGTACGGCGGGAGTGTGAAGCCGGAGAACGCGGAAGAATTGTTCCGTGAGCCGGATATCGACGGCGGCCTGATCGGCGGCGCGTCGTTGAAAGACCAGGATTTCCTGGCGATCTGCAAAGCGGCGGCCGCGACGAGCGTCGCCGGTTAA
- a CDS encoding NADH dehydrogenase subunit F — MTSLHDRHIKPLILAGLNGENWHLEDYVARGGYAQLRRILEEKIPPEQVIADVKASGLRGRGGAGFPTGLKWSFMPRQFPGQKYLVCNSDEGEPGTFKDRDILRFNPHSLIEGMAIGAYAMGITVGYNYIHGEIWEVYKRFEQALEEARRAGFLGDNIMGSGFSFELHAHHGYGAYICGEETALLESLEGKKGQPRFKPPFPASFGVYGKPTTINNTETFAAVPFLLAIGPQNYLEIGKPNNGGTKIFSVAGDVERPGNYEVPLGTPFATLMELAGGMRGGKKIKAVIPGGSSAPVIPGDIMMQTDMDYDAIAKAGSMLGSGAVIVMDETRCMVRSLLRLSYFYYEESCGQCTPCREGTGWLYRVVHRIEHGQGRPEDLDLLNSVAENIMGRTICALGDAAAMPVRGMLKHYWDEFEYHVAHKHCLVGGHAGAAAASETVAA, encoded by the coding sequence ATGACGTCTTTACACGATCGTCACATCAAACCGCTGATTCTTGCCGGCCTGAACGGCGAAAACTGGCATCTCGAAGACTATGTGGCGCGCGGCGGTTACGCCCAGCTGCGCCGTATTCTGGAAGAAAAGATTCCGCCCGAACAGGTGATCGCCGACGTCAAGGCGTCGGGTCTGCGTGGCCGAGGCGGTGCGGGTTTCCCGACCGGTCTGAAGTGGAGCTTCATGCCGCGTCAGTTCCCTGGGCAGAAGTACCTCGTCTGCAATTCGGACGAAGGCGAACCGGGCACGTTCAAAGATCGCGACATCCTGCGTTTCAATCCGCACTCGCTGATTGAAGGCATGGCCATCGGCGCATATGCGATGGGCATCACGGTCGGCTACAACTATATCCACGGCGAAATCTGGGAAGTCTACAAGCGCTTTGAACAAGCCTTGGAAGAAGCGCGCCGCGCAGGGTTCCTCGGCGACAACATCATGGGTTCGGGCTTCTCGTTCGAACTGCATGCGCACCACGGTTACGGCGCCTACATCTGCGGCGAAGAGACCGCGTTGCTTGAATCGCTCGAAGGCAAGAAAGGTCAGCCGCGCTTCAAGCCGCCGTTCCCGGCGAGCTTCGGCGTGTACGGCAAGCCGACCACGATCAACAACACCGAGACGTTCGCGGCCGTGCCGTTCCTGCTCGCGATCGGTCCGCAGAATTACCTCGAGATCGGCAAGCCGAACAACGGCGGCACGAAGATTTTCTCGGTGGCGGGCGACGTGGAGCGTCCGGGCAACTATGAAGTTCCGCTCGGCACGCCGTTCGCGACGCTGATGGAACTCGCCGGCGGCATGCGCGGCGGCAAGAAGATCAAGGCCGTGATTCCTGGCGGCTCGTCGGCGCCGGTGATCCCGGGCGACATCATGATGCAGACCGACATGGACTACGACGCGATCGCCAAGGCTGGTTCGATGCTCGGCTCCGGCGCCGTCATCGTGATGGACGAGACGCGTTGCATGGTGCGCTCGCTGTTGCGTCTGTCGTATTTCTATTACGAAGAGTCGTGCGGTCAGTGCACGCCGTGCCGCGAAGGCACCGGCTGGCTCTATCGCGTCGTGCATCGTATCGAACACGGGCAAGGCCGTCCGGAAGATCTGGATCTGCTGAACTCGGTTGCTGAAAACATCATGGGTCGCACGATTTGCGCGCTTGGCGATGCAGCGGCCATGCCGGTTCGCGGCATGCTCAAGCACTACTGGGACGAATTCGAATATCACGTCGCCCACAAGCATTGCCTCGTCGGCGGTCACGCCGGTGCGGCGGCGGCGTCAGAAACAGTGGCTGCCTAA
- a CDS encoding NADH dehydrogenase subunit A, which translates to MNLAAYFPVLLFLIVGTGLGVALVSIGKILGPNKPDTEKNAPYECGFEAFEDARMKFDVRYYLVAILFIIFDLETAFLFPWGVALRDIGWPGFMAMMIFLLEFLLGFAYIWKKGGLDWE; encoded by the coding sequence TTGAACCTCGCAGCCTATTTCCCCGTCTTGTTGTTCCTCATTGTGGGCACCGGTTTAGGCGTAGCACTGGTCAGCATCGGCAAGATCCTCGGTCCCAATAAGCCCGATACCGAGAAAAACGCACCATACGAGTGCGGCTTCGAAGCATTCGAAGATGCGCGCATGAAGTTCGATGTGCGCTACTACCTCGTCGCCATTCTCTTCATCATTTTCGACCTTGAAACCGCGTTCCTGTTTCCGTGGGGTGTGGCCCTGCGCGACATCGGCTGGCCTGGCTTCATGGCGATGATGATTTTCCTGCTCGAATTCCTGTTGGGCTTTGCCTATATCTGGAAGAAGGGCGGCCTCGACTGGGAATGA
- a CDS encoding NADH dehydrogenase subunit B has translation MSIEGVLKEGFVTTTADKLINWTRTGSLWPMTFGLACCAVEMMHAGAARYDLDRFGVVFRPSPRQSDVMIVAGTLCNKMAPALRKVYDQMAEPRWVISMGSCANGGGYYHYSYSVVRGCDRIVPVDVYVPGCPPTAEALVYGVIQLQAKIRRTNTIARQ, from the coding sequence ATGAGTATCGAAGGGGTCTTGAAGGAAGGGTTTGTCACCACGACGGCAGACAAACTGATCAACTGGACGCGCACCGGCTCGTTGTGGCCGATGACGTTCGGTCTCGCGTGCTGCGCGGTCGAGATGATGCATGCGGGCGCTGCCCGTTATGACCTTGACCGTTTCGGCGTGGTGTTTCGTCCGAGTCCGCGTCAGTCGGACGTGATGATCGTCGCCGGCACGCTGTGCAACAAGATGGCGCCGGCTCTGCGCAAGGTCTACGATCAGATGGCCGAACCGCGCTGGGTGATTTCGATGGGCTCGTGCGCGAACGGCGGCGGCTACTACCATTATTCCTATTCGGTGGTGCGCGGCTGTGATCGGATCGTACCGGTCGACGTCTATGTGCCGGGTTGCCCGCCTACGGCGGAAGCGCTGGTGTATGGCGTGATCCAGCTGCAGGCCAAGATCCGTCGCACCAACACCATCGCCCGTCAATAA
- a CDS encoding NADPH2:quinone reductase produces the protein MKAIEITEFGAPEVLKLAERPMPQPKAGEVLIKVAASGINRPDVFQRKGGYAPPPGASDLPGLEVAGEIVGGTIDEKNNPFGLKVGDRVCALLAGGGYAEYATAPLLQCLPVPAGLSDVEAASLPETFFTVWSNVFDRAQLGKGEGAPNETLLVQGGSSGIGVTAIQIAHALGFRVFATAGSDEKCRACEALGAERAINYKTEDFVEVIKSLTNDRGVDVILDMVAGSYVPRELTALAEGGRIVLIALLGGAKAELNLNEVLRRRLTVTGSTLRPRPIEFKAKIAAQLKERVWPHLEDGRIKPVVHRVFPAAQAAEAHALMESSTHVGKIVLTWGQDA, from the coding sequence ATGAAAGCGATCGAAATCACCGAATTCGGCGCGCCGGAAGTGCTCAAGCTGGCGGAGCGGCCGATGCCGCAGCCGAAAGCGGGCGAGGTGCTGATCAAGGTGGCGGCATCCGGCATCAACCGTCCGGACGTGTTCCAGCGCAAAGGCGGCTATGCGCCGCCGCCGGGTGCTTCGGATCTGCCGGGGCTGGAAGTGGCGGGTGAGATCGTCGGTGGCACCATCGACGAGAAGAACAACCCCTTCGGTCTGAAAGTGGGTGACCGCGTCTGTGCATTGCTCGCCGGTGGTGGTTACGCGGAATATGCGACCGCGCCGTTGTTGCAGTGCTTGCCGGTGCCCGCGGGCTTGTCGGACGTCGAGGCGGCTTCGCTGCCGGAAACATTCTTCACGGTGTGGAGCAATGTGTTCGACCGTGCGCAGCTCGGCAAGGGCGAAGGCGCCCCGAACGAGACGCTGCTGGTGCAGGGCGGCTCGAGCGGCATCGGTGTGACGGCGATCCAGATCGCGCACGCGCTGGGTTTTCGCGTGTTCGCCACGGCCGGGTCGGACGAAAAGTGTCGCGCCTGCGAGGCGCTCGGCGCCGAACGTGCGATCAACTACAAGACTGAAGATTTCGTCGAAGTCATCAAATCGCTGACGAACGATCGCGGTGTCGACGTGATCCTCGACATGGTGGCGGGCAGTTATGTGCCGCGCGAGCTGACCGCGTTGGCCGAAGGTGGCCGCATCGTGCTGATCGCCTTGCTGGGCGGTGCGAAGGCGGAGCTGAATCTGAACGAAGTGCTGCGCCGCCGTTTGACGGTGACGGGTTCGACGTTGCGCCCGCGGCCGATCGAGTTCAAGGCGAAGATCGCCGCGCAATTGAAAGAGCGCGTGTGGCCGCACCTCGAAGATGGCCGTATCAAACCGGTGGTGCATCGGGTGTTTCCGGCCGCGCAGGCCGCCGAAGCGCACGCGCTGATGGAAAGCAGCACGCACGTCGGCAAGATCGTATTGACTTGGGGTCAGGACGCTTGA
- a CDS encoding NADH dehydrogenase subunit E, producing MISAEGLKEIDRAIAKYPADQKQSAVMSALTTAQEEHGWLSPELMQFVADYLGMPAVAVQEVATFYTMYETSPVGKYKITLCTNLPCQLGPDGGADSAAEYLKQKLGIDFGETTADGKFTLKEGECMGSCGDAPVMLVNNHRMCSFMSRAKIDQLLEELSK from the coding sequence ATGATCTCAGCTGAAGGCCTGAAAGAAATCGATCGTGCGATCGCGAAGTATCCCGCCGATCAGAAACAGTCCGCCGTGATGTCGGCGTTGACCACTGCTCAGGAAGAGCATGGTTGGCTGTCGCCCGAACTCATGCAGTTCGTTGCGGACTATCTCGGCATGCCGGCGGTCGCCGTGCAGGAGGTGGCTACCTTCTACACGATGTACGAGACCTCGCCGGTCGGCAAGTACAAGATCACGCTCTGCACGAATCTGCCGTGCCAGCTCGGCCCGGACGGTGGCGCCGACAGCGCCGCTGAATATCTGAAGCAGAAGCTCGGCATCGACTTCGGCGAAACCACGGCTGACGGCAAGTTCACCTTGAAAGAAGGTGAGTGCATGGGCTCGTGCGGCGATGCGCCGGTGATGCTGGTGAACAACCATCGCATGTGCAGCTTCATGAGCCGCGCGAAGATCGACCAGCTGCTCGAGGAACTTTCGAAATGA
- a CDS encoding NADH dehydrogenase subunit G, with protein MVELEIDGKKVEVPEGSMVIQAAQQVDTYIPHFCYHKKLSIAANCRMCLVDVEKMPKAVPACATPVSAGMIVRTKSDKAVKGQQAVMEFLLINHPLDCPICDQGGECQLQDLAVGYGKSASRYSEEKRVVFHKNVGPLISMEEMSRCIHCTRCVRFGQEVAGVMELGMLGRGEHSEITSFVGKTVDSELSGNMIDLCPVGALTSKPFRYSARTWELSRRKSVSPHDSVGANLVVQVKNNRVMRVLPFENESINECWISDKDRFSYEALNSPERLTQPMLKQGGKWVETDWQSALEYVVKGLKGIKGDHGANALAVLGSAHSTVEELFLLKQLAQAVGTPNVDFRLRQSDFSAPVNGAPWLGTTIADLSNVDSALVIGSDLRRDHPLFAARLRQAAKSGTKLTLVQATNDDAMIPQAQRVVAAPSAWLDALAGIAGAVSEANGVALPEAFAGTQPTDGNKQVAKSLATGEHRVVLLGNGAVRHPDFAAIHAAAQWIADATGATLGFLTEAANTVGAHLVNALPGEGGLNAREVFEQPRKGYVLLNVEPEFDTANPAQALAALKQAEMVVVMSPFQMGAEYADVLLPIAPFTETAGTFVNAEGTVQTFNGVVRPLGDTRPAWKVLRVLGSLLGVPGFEFDTSEEVRTAALGDGEIKSRLSNKTGVTVARGKAAKAAEGKFERIADVPIYHADALVRRAESLHLTAAARAANSAGLPAVLFDKLGLKEGDAVRVRQGEQSVQLPAVRDANLAETVVRVSAATPAGAALGSLFGELVVEKA; from the coding sequence ATGGTTGAACTTGAAATAGACGGCAAGAAAGTAGAGGTGCCTGAAGGCAGCATGGTGATCCAGGCTGCGCAACAGGTCGACACGTACATTCCTCACTTCTGCTATCACAAGAAGCTGTCGATTGCGGCCAACTGCCGGATGTGTCTGGTCGATGTCGAAAAGATGCCGAAGGCCGTGCCTGCATGCGCCACGCCGGTGTCGGCGGGCATGATCGTGCGCACCAAGTCCGACAAAGCGGTGAAGGGCCAGCAAGCCGTGATGGAATTCCTGCTGATCAACCACCCGCTGGATTGCCCGATCTGCGATCAGGGCGGTGAGTGTCAGTTGCAGGATCTGGCCGTGGGCTACGGCAAGTCGGCATCGCGCTATAGCGAAGAAAAGCGCGTCGTGTTCCACAAGAACGTCGGCCCGCTGATCTCGATGGAAGAAATGTCGCGTTGCATTCACTGCACGCGTTGCGTCCGCTTCGGCCAGGAAGTGGCCGGCGTGATGGAACTCGGCATGCTGGGCCGCGGCGAACATTCGGAAATCACGTCGTTCGTCGGCAAGACGGTCGACTCCGAACTGTCGGGCAACATGATCGATCTGTGCCCGGTCGGCGCATTGACCAGCAAGCCGTTCCGTTACAGTGCCCGCACGTGGGAATTGTCGCGCCGCAAGTCGGTGAGCCCGCACGATTCCGTCGGCGCGAACCTGGTGGTGCAGGTCAAGAACAACCGCGTGATGCGCGTTCTGCCGTTCGAAAACGAGTCCATCAACGAATGCTGGATTTCGGACAAGGACCGCTTCTCGTACGAAGCCCTGAATAGCCCGGAACGTCTCACGCAGCCGATGCTCAAGCAAGGCGGCAAGTGGGTCGAGACCGACTGGCAATCCGCGCTCGAATATGTGGTCAAGGGTCTGAAGGGTATCAAGGGCGACCACGGCGCGAACGCGTTGGCCGTTCTCGGTAGCGCCCATAGCACCGTCGAAGAGCTGTTCCTGTTGAAGCAGTTGGCGCAAGCGGTCGGTACGCCTAACGTCGACTTCCGTCTGCGTCAGTCGGATTTCTCCGCGCCCGTCAACGGTGCGCCGTGGCTCGGCACGACGATCGCCGATCTGTCGAACGTGGATTCGGCGCTCGTGATCGGTTCGGATCTGCGCCGCGATCATCCGCTGTTCGCCGCGCGTCTGCGTCAAGCCGCCAAGAGCGGCACGAAGCTCACGCTCGTGCAAGCCACCAATGACGACGCGATGATCCCGCAAGCGCAACGTGTCGTTGCTGCGCCGTCGGCATGGCTCGACGCACTGGCCGGCATCGCCGGCGCGGTCTCGGAAGCAAACGGCGTGGCACTGCCGGAAGCCTTCGCCGGCACGCAACCGACGGACGGCAACAAACAAGTCGCGAAGTCGCTCGCCACCGGCGAACACCGCGTGGTGCTGCTCGGCAACGGCGCGGTGCGTCATCCGGACTTCGCCGCGATTCACGCTGCGGCGCAATGGATCGCGGACGCGACCGGCGCGACGCTGGGTTTCCTGACGGAAGCCGCCAACACGGTTGGCGCGCATCTCGTGAACGCGTTGCCGGGCGAGGGTGGTTTGAACGCTCGCGAAGTGTTCGAGCAACCGCGCAAGGGTTATGTGTTGCTGAACGTCGAACCGGAATTCGACACGGCCAATCCGGCGCAGGCTTTGGCCGCGCTGAAGCAGGCTGAAATGGTCGTCGTGATGTCGCCGTTCCAGATGGGCGCTGAATACGCTGACGTCCTGCTGCCGATCGCACCGTTCACGGAAACGGCCGGCACGTTCGTCAATGCCGAAGGTACTGTGCAGACGTTCAACGGCGTCGTGCGCCCGCTCGGCGACACGCGTCCGGCATGGAAAGTTTTGCGTGTGTTGGGCAGCCTGCTGGGTGTGCCGGGCTTCGAATTCGACACGTCGGAAGAAGTGCGCACGGCAGCCCTCGGCGATGGCGAGATCAAGTCGCGTCTGTCGAACAAGACGGGTGTCACGGTTGCACGCGGCAAGGCGGCGAAGGCAGCGGAAGGCAAATTCGAGCGTATCGCCGACGTGCCGATCTATCATGCTGACGCGCTGGTGCGTCGCGCGGAGTCGCTGCATCTGACGGCAGCGGCGCGCGCAGCGAATTCGGCCGGACTGCCGGCTGTGCTGTTCGACAAACTGGGTTTGAAGGAAGGCGACGCAGTGCGCGTGCGCCAGGGCGAGCAATCGGTGCAGTTGCCGGCCGTGCGCGACGCGAATCTTGCGGAGACGGTCGTCCGCGTATCGGCGGCTACGCCTGCCGGTGCAGCGCTGGGCAGCCTGTTCGGTGAACTGGTGGTGGAGAAGGCGTAA
- a CDS encoding NADH dehydrogenase subunit C, producing the protein MASKLETLKANLEAAFGGLLLSTTEAIGELTIVVKASDYIHVATRLRDDRSLGFEQLMDLCGVDYQTYGDGAYDGPRFAAVLHLLSVQNNWRLRLRVFAPDDEVPIVASVVDIWSSANWYEREAFDLYGIVFEGHPDLRRILTDYGFIGHPFRKDFPVSGYVEMRYDPEEKRVVYQPVTIEPREITPRVIREDRYGGLKH; encoded by the coding sequence ATGGCAAGCAAACTCGAGACCCTGAAAGCGAACCTCGAGGCGGCCTTTGGCGGCCTCCTGCTGAGCACCACCGAGGCAATCGGTGAGTTGACGATCGTCGTGAAGGCGAGCGACTACATCCACGTGGCAACGCGTCTGCGCGACGACCGCTCGCTCGGTTTCGAGCAGCTGATGGATCTGTGCGGCGTCGACTATCAGACCTACGGCGATGGCGCATACGACGGTCCGCGTTTCGCGGCCGTTCTGCATTTGTTGTCGGTGCAGAACAACTGGCGTCTGCGTCTGCGTGTGTTCGCACCCGACGACGAAGTGCCGATCGTCGCATCAGTCGTCGATATCTGGAGTTCGGCCAACTGGTACGAGCGCGAAGCATTCGACCTGTACGGCATCGTCTTCGAGGGTCATCCGGACCTGCGCCGCATCCTGACCGACTACGGTTTCATTGGTCACCCGTTCCGTAAAGATTTCCCTGTCTCCGGCTACGTCGAAATGCGTTACGACCCGGAAGAGAAGCGCGTCGTCTATCAGCCTGTGACGATCGAGCCGCGGGAAATCACGCCGCGCGTGATCCGCGAGGATCGCTATGGCGGTCTGAAACACTAA
- a CDS encoding protein translocase subunit secG: MLYLKTLIIVVQLLSALGVIGLVLLQHGKGADMGAAFGSGASGSLFGATGSANFLSRTTAVLAAVFFVTTLTLTYLGAYRAKPSAGLLGTAVTAPVAASAAAAPAGGSAVLPASAASVPATDVPK; the protein is encoded by the coding sequence ATGCTGTATTTGAAAACATTGATTATCGTCGTTCAGCTGTTGTCGGCACTCGGGGTCATCGGCCTTGTCTTGCTGCAACACGGCAAAGGCGCCGATATGGGCGCTGCTTTCGGTAGCGGCGCATCGGGCAGCCTGTTCGGCGCGACCGGTTCGGCAAACTTTTTGTCGCGTACCACGGCCGTCCTCGCAGCCGTGTTTTTTGTCACGACATTGACGCTCACGTACCTCGGCGCGTATCGTGCGAAACCGTCCGCAGGCTTGCTGGGCACGGCTGTGACTGCGCCGGTCGCGGCTTCCGCTGCGGCGGCACCGGCAGGTGGCTCGGCCGTGTTGCCGGCGTCGGCTGCATCTGTCCCCGCTACGGACGTACCGAAATAA